One Fundulus heteroclitus isolate FHET01 chromosome 8, MU-UCD_Fhet_4.1, whole genome shotgun sequence genomic window, ATTCAGTGTCAAATATGTGCATAAAGCTTTACATCAGTGTTGCTGAAGGCTCAACAATGTCTCACTAATTAAGGGCGTTGATCATGATTTACAGCAGCAGGTAGCTTCTCTTTGCATGTTTGAAACCGCTTACTGGATTTATCAATATCCAGCGCGATGGAAGGAACTCCGGCAAGATCAGACAAGAAGAATTGAAGATTTGCACACCTTCTTATGGAGCCTtttcagataatttttttttttttatcaaattgaagaaaattgtACTAGAATATACCAATAcgagcacggtggtggcagcgtcatggtTTTTACCGCTAATGCTGCAAAGCACAAAGCATAGAGTACGATGACGGCAGAAAACATGTTGAAACCAGCTTAGAAATGGATGAATAAAACCAATTACTGGCATTTCCAAAGCCCTAAAGCCCattgaaattttaaaagctcAGTTCATGTCAGAAAACTAAAGAGATCAAATGATCTCTAGTAGAGACATCAAATATAGGGCCAGAATTTTGTCTAAACAATGTGCAACAGGTCCAAACTGTCCAAATAAATCATTAACTCAAAAATGAATGTGGCATTAATGGCCGTGGTGACAAGACTTTAGATCTGAAACAGGCTGGTATTTAAGGCAGGTGTAGTTGTGTTTGTTCCCCTCACCTTGCATGGAGCTCCCCCGGATCCTAAAATCCAGCATCTGGTATTTCTTGGACTCTGAACTCTTTCTCGGGTCGTAGCCGAACCGGACCCACAGGCTCCTCCAGGGTCCCGTCACCTGCAACGGCAAATCTGCTGCTTAGAAAACTTTGCATTTTCTGTGACTGCTTTGTTGGCCACAGGACGGCGCCTCAAAGAAAATGACATACATGGCTCAGATGGAAGCACAGCCAGATGACAAAGGAATATTCTGCAGCTTTTCCATcaagtttaaagcaaaaacaagacGGTTATTCCAAAATCAGAAGATCAGAGAATCAGagtttctttattgtcatcgTACAAAAGAACCCTGTTACTGGGCTGtcagtgaagctaataacagctagcgctagcttacaggtctgttgctacaacttcgctgatgcatgtgcactttatgttgctctgaaacatccgtgtcgtactgttagcttagcacgcaGCACCGctacgctcacggtctaatttaagcgtaattttgacaactttcagtgtaACGGGTCATTACGCTGAAAGTTTACCGGTTGGAGTGGCTTGCTTGTCGTCAGTTTTTAGCCTCGGATTGTatgaaattaatttctaaataaacacGATTTATACTGAAGCGGCtcatagtccaaaaaatacagtaactCCTCCTTCAGACTTCGGGACCTTGACTTCCAAATGAAAAACTTACTCTCCTTTGAGAATAGGACCACCGAGCcacagtccagtcctttttctCCTGACTCCAGATACGACGCTTCTGACATCATCCCCGTTTCAGGAGTGGCCTAACAcatctctgtgtgtggtgactCCAGGAGGACTGACTAACCTGAAGATTGGACTTTGCCGCTCACACCTTAGAAGGCCTTTTATCCCTGTTGATGTGCATGTTATCTGcctcagtttttccttccactaaaccttCCATTGATCGTTTAGATTAGACGGATTGTTTAGAAATGTCTCCATGTAGCATAACCTCTTAGTGGAGGGAGTCGATGGGTCTCCTTgacagcagctgcaggacaaTTCTATAACATTTATGTGTCAGAATCCATGTTTTTACTGATCTTTTTTGTACTATAAAAactttctgagacactgaatttagAAATAATGACTCCGTGTAAGGCATCTATATGAGGTTTACCTTCTGCATTTATGGAAATAAATTGACCTCTcagctagggctgggcaatatggattaaaaaataaatctccgattttatcataccaaatccgattaatcgatttttttcctcctttttgtttcataaaaagaaattaaagaaataattttaaaaccttgctttttatgtcaagcatttcgtcagggagttgacctgaattcaaagtgcaactaaaaacaagctgtgaaacatgcttgtaaaacaagatggcatccgtgccattataaacaatgaaaatataacaaaacatttgctgctagtggtattacacattgagctaagaacaggcttcactgcacttgtgaacttcaaactaagttaaaaaaaagtaaataggtaaatgaagtacctcgtattatggtaaaaaaaagtttctacttaacaatattttgacaataattttgcctaaacatatattcagcatcacatgctgttctcttcatggaaacccaatgagtgtattggcaaaataaaatccagattttccaaaaatgaaatcttaaagaattgtaaattcgaattaatcgattaaatcgatttatcgcccagccctactctcAGCGAAATGTATTTAGATGCACCTATGGTTGCAGTAATCTTGTCTTTTGTTGTGTTATCAGATTTCTTTCAGTTCAAAAGcataaaaagtgtttaatggaattaaaatgaagaagaggaggaggaggaggaggaacatgGAGGAGAAGCAGAAGGGGAAGAAGAAGCTTTGATGACGCAGCAAACCAACATGGTTCCTGGTTTCCCAGCTTTCACACAACAAAGAGCCAGTTTTTGCCGAGCAGAGACGGGCCGCGCTGGCTCACCATGTAATAGGCGTAGAcgggcagcagcagcttcagctttTCACGGTGAATGTTCAGGTTGGCCTTGACGGCGTTCCCGGACCAGATGGGACGGCTCTCAAACATCTGAGCACCAAAATGTTTGGTCAGagataagataaaaacaaacccGTTCATCGTTGCATAACAGAATCATACGCTCCGACTTTCCAGGGCGACTCTGGCAAAAATAACATCTCTGCGCCTTGAACAAATACCTTTTTCACCTTCTCCTCGGCGTCCTGGTCCTGCTTCGTCAGGCACAGCCGATCCCAGTTCGCCCGGGCCGCCTCCAGGCACTTGTCCGGCACGGTGGGGTCGGTGAAGCTGACGAAAATGGCGTTGTGAGGCCGCCGGGCTCGGTTCAAACCGATAAAGTTCTTGCTGCCGGGCGAAGGGCTGTAAAAACAAAGCGGGAGGACGTTTATGTAACACCTCTAGCTCccacgttttcatgttttgaggCTGACCTACATGGCCGCTGTCAGCTTCTGTATGACGTCGGTCCGGTAGAAATAGTCCACAGGATTGTCGAGACGTGAGAAAATAGCCGGGGGGAGGAAGTAAGGCACGTCCTGCTCAAAGAAGGCCTGATTCTCGGCTTTACGGAGGATGATTTTGTCGTAAAGAGACGTGGTCTTTCCATCCTGGGAGTCCACAGCGAGGCACTGAAAGTCAGCCATGCCTGCagagcaaacaaaaataaaataaatcagtgcTCTGGTGTTTCATGGCTTTTCCTCCATCTTTCTTATTAATTAATTGGCAGCATTTCTGACACCACCCATAAAGATGAGCGAACAGGCTTAAATTATGTGATTTACATTTCTTGataaggacttttttttaaccaatttaataGTGAAATTCTTTCTAACCTGGATCTCTCCTAAATTTTCTGCAAACAAGAGGAAAACTCAACAACCAATCAGCACACAGGAGTGAAAACTAACCAGGAATATCTCAACACTCCTCCTTTATGAAAGCGTATTTCATCTTACCCTGGAACTTATATGTTGTTCCTATTATTCCCACAACATCCATCTGGATCTGAGCATCCTGAGGATCTTTCTTTCGCACCCGCCGCCGCACCCTGAGAAGGAGGTTTCGTGACGAGAGCCGGTTTCCACACAGACTGTGGCAGAACGGGTCCTGGGGTCGGAAGTGCAGCTCCAGGCGCCTGTTTGGGTCGCTGTAGGTCTGCGGGGCGAAACCGGCAGCCAGTCAAACAGCAAAATTACAATAATCATATTTAAGctcatttgtttgaaattaaacATAGAAATCAGGGAAATGCAACCTTTGGCTCTTTataactttggctaaaaatgATGAAGAACATTCTTCTcgttatatttttaaatgcatataCAACAACAAATGtatgttttagcagtttttcagttgttttatgaaacaaatgcattaatttcacTAAAAGTaccaataatatatatttttaagatcAATCCTTAGATCATATTTTCTTGTCATAATATTGGAAACTGTCATATTTCAAAAAATATCAACATCTcacaggaaaacaaaatgacacatccgctttttgaaaaaaaaattcatttcaaaacctaaaaatatattttttaaaaacctaaattctttgaaattacaacaaatttcctacagtagatatTTATGAAAAATGCTCAGCTGCTACGTGGCTCCAAGCGAGTTTTAATGAGGTGAGCTGAGGGAAAAATGCCTGTttgggttgtaaaggttgcagacccctgatgtaaacagttttttgctgaatgtttttaTGACACAGAAAAACGGTTAAATAagatacaaaacaaaaccaggCGTAATTTTGAAGTGTTGCCATGTGTCATTTTCCACCAAGGCCGCATAAAGCAAACATTTATGTGAAATCCTCACGATTTTGGATTCACAACTTTTGTTGTATTTTCCCTGCAATGTGAGCCTGATGTTGAAACCACTCACCACTACGgacatcatttgtttttttccctgtttattttatAAGAATATGCCATATTACAGCTTAATACCAGAATCCTCAGGCGTGTTGCAGAAAGGAGATGCAGCACAGGGGTACTTGAGGACCGGGGAGGGGAACCAATGCTCTGGAGCTCATATATCCGACAGCTTTTAGATCTGGTGTGTTGGGTAAAGGGATTCAGGGAGGCAGGCAGCTTCCCAGGACCAGACCTGGCATCCCTGCTCTATTACAAAATCAcctcagtacaaatacactGTTATCTGCAGTTTAAGCTTGGGGTTTCCCGTAGATCGaactaaataaaagacaaaacaacttATCAAAAATCGGCTTTTTGTCATGAGGGCTGCTATGTCACCCCAACCCTTGTCTTTATGCCTAAATTATTCATGGGCCGGAGGTAATCagataagaaaaaacaaagattctTCTAAGAATAGCTATATACTCAATTTAAAAACGAACAAATAAGCACAAAAAACgcattttgaaaagaaatataACAAATTCACTGCGTATTAAGCGACAGATCCAGCTCTGGAGAAATTAGTGCGAGAattaaccactgagctatataatacactggagtgctaatcaccgtctgtttgaacgagtcgctttgaagccaccggccgccatattggtactccctatttccccccagtaactagggaatatgtgcgctacagcatcgaataacgaggattttctcatgttcagggggggcttaagacttttaaaatgtcaaatgccatatacttttgtgttatgttctaaaaatatcaagtactgagaaagtcatgtgctgaaatattttgcattttattcatttaaatatatatgtttaaaatttataaatatataaataacaatatacaaaaacatatatttacatatgtgtatacatatatatacatatatacatatacacgtacttatatatacatttatatatatttaatataaataacatgtaaaatatttcagcacttaatttcctagtagttaatagtgttagtacatccactgactgtacaattacctgtgaaacgttttcacacagccagaaaactgcttgttattccaagcaaatcctatgggattctgtgagagtcgggagtagcaagatggcggccagtgacttcagtttttcggcaaaatcagcactccagtgtattatatagctcagtggaatTAACCCGGTTATGTGACGTCATCACGCGGCAGCGGAAAAAAAGTCCCGGTGCCGCCGTCCTGCCGGTTCCGCTTACCTTGCTCACGGTCTGCTCTCCTCCCAGAGTCTCCAGCATCCTGTCCACGCTGGTCACCACCGCAGGGTACTCCACGCACACCAGCTTCTTGTCCCGCAGCTCCACGGCGGACGAGCCGCCTGGCGCGGCCGGTTCGGTTCGGCCGGACAGACGGAGTTCTTTCAGAGTAAAGTTTAACTTCAACTCCCCGGGATCCGCAGCCGCCATTGCGACAGTTAGAAGTAAGAGGAACGAAGCTGTTTGAAAGATTCACACGCGCCTGCGTCTGCGGTGGTCGGAACAATATAGACGGCGTACGGTGCATGTGCAAAATAAGCCCGGGTGTGAGCTTGTCTTGACTAAAAAGGGTTCCGCGTTCAGTTCTTTGGCCAAACCTCACGGTTTAGCACccaacatgaaaataaaataaaaaaatatatagaaacaTTACAAAAGCAATATATATTAATACTCATGAGGAATTTTGATCCCTGGTTgttgtttctgattttttttttcagtttttagaaGAATTACTTTGTGTCTACATTTGGGGTTCAACGTTTGTGGATCCAATTGTCAACTTTAGACCGAGactaattaaaattatatatatatatatatatatatatatatatatatatatatatatatatatatatatatatattattttgttgGCTATTCTGTGACTATAACTTTTATTTGACTTTCAGAGTTTATGTGGCATGAGTTCTACTTTGATATATTATATCTTCCTATACATTctcatttttatatttgccGTATTACGTTATCCCGTCATTCTACTGTAAAGGCTCAACccaatatttattattttttcaagcctataattaaaaactaaagtgAACCTTGTATGGATCCCGTCAGTTTACAAGTTTGtaacaacattttattatttacaacgttttattatttaatataatacattttctgtAACGTGACTTAATTCTACAGCACATTCTCATGAAGCATCTGGACCactttaacaaatttatttctccttcttcaaatttttatttcatacttTTACAGCTGACTTGGTTAAAAGTTCttctagttttctttaaatctgtCAAAGTTTGCATTTGTGCTACTTTTTGACCTGTGCAAGGTTCTTGCACCTGATGACGCAATAAAAAGTAGCCTTTTTATCAGGTTCACCTCAACAATTCAGATATGTCTAATTTATACTGCTCTTTAACTAAAATATGGAAGCGTAGAAAAAATTAGATGCTTAATTGTGTCGTTTtgaattttatataattttataaaataattacatcGTTGCTTTGCAGTTTGTGGCCACACGATGGCAGCATACACACACAACACTAGCCATAtagcgttttatttttttcaatgctTTGACTTTACAGACCTGTACTTTAATTCTTCATGCAAATATTATGGATTTGTAACTGAGAGGTTCCGCAGCTGGTAAAAGTGTATTCAAGTAATCTGAGAAATCCTGTGTTTTGAAAAGGGTTCTGAGTAAATACGATTTTTCCACCGTCCCACCCTGGAACTGTCAACAGATTATCATCCCATCAGGAAGGAAAGAAGACGCCACGGTTGTCTGTGTGTTTACAGAGTTATTAAAGGTGCTGTTGGATAATTATCTGtcacatatttattttagttcaaGTTTGTCGTGTTTTACAGTCATACGCCGATGTCACTGACACCTTTTTCCCCTTCATCTTGCttataatgtattatttttaataatgtatttattatatatatatatatatatatatatatatatatatatatatatatatatatatatatatatatatatatatatatatatgtgtgtgtgtattttttataatgacaagaaaaatgGGAAAACTGATTTGCTGTAGTGGTAGCAATTGGAAAAAGAGGTTGGTTGTTATTGTATTCTATTTCAAGAATTGGATATTTCAAGCATTTGGTTGATCCGTGTTTCTGGAACAGGAACACTTGCCTTCCTGTACCCaccctctttttattttatagtttatgtattgggaaaaaaacatgttatttgaACCTAACATCCATTAGCTAAGAAGGGAGAATGAAGGCAGACTGATGACGAGTTCTGTTTGGGAATATTAATTTCATTAGTGCTGCCTCAATTGGatttaagaggaaaaatgaAGATTAAAAGCAGTCAAGGGCTGTTTGTTAAATGCACTTGGGAAGCCGATCATCGACAGTGTGAAACCCACAATAAAAGCAGAAGGTTTGGTAGTTTGCTGGTTCCAACACGCCTGATGCCAGCTgtcaagcacggtggtggaggggtgatgatgtggaagaaaatAATCGAGATCAACGAATATACCCCAAACCTCAATGAACTGAAACAACTTTCTAAAGAAGAGCGGATCGATATCGCTTCATAAGGATGTGACAGAGAGGCAAAATGAGTATCGTTGCTGAAGGTGGCACTATAATCACGGGTTGTACTTAGTTATTCAAAAACTCCTTCACCTCAgaaagttggttttctttttattataatttttctaTTAGTTtgcccaaaaataaataaaaaaaggcttgaTTTGTGGATAATTAAGACAATGTTACTCATGATTATTAACACAGTGCTTCAATAAGGTCAAACTGATGTTGTGTGTGGAGGTTTCTCCTCAGGGAGGGATTGCCTGAAGACCCAACGGATTGTCGCTGGCAATCTGTTTTCCGCTGTGGTGAAGATTTTGTTGATCTTTTGCTCC contains:
- the gtf3c5 gene encoding general transcription factor 3C polypeptide 5 isoform X2 produces the protein MAAADPGELKLNFTLKELRLSGRTEPAAPGGSSAVELRDKKLVCVEYPAVVTSVDRMLETLGGEQTVSKTYSDPNRRLELHFRPQDPFCHSLCGNRLSSRNLLLRVRRRVRKKDPQDAQIQMDVVGIIGTTYKFQGMADFQCLAVDSQDGKTTSLYDKIILRKAENQAFFEQDVPYFLPPAIFSRLDNPVDYFYRTDVIQKLTAAIPSPGSKNFIGLNRARRPHNAIFVSFTDPTVPDKCLEAARANWDRLCLTKQDQDAEEKMFESRPIWSGNAVKANLNIHREKLKLLLPVYAYYMVTGPWRSLWVRFGYDPRKSSESKKYQMLDFRIRGSSMQGYTLPNIPVKAKRSTLSCSRPTTLNKTAPPPASLMDIPAPEGQSRDSAPVSYQLKESAYIFREGLLPPHRQMFYQLCDLDVDSIKEVIDQNNGEEQTCDERDGWCVVGTTDKLRDIISTTIKKTVREQNPEMFPQRRRKGDLNWTVTDVDPKVEQEEEEEEDDEAGECENKEDEEENEEDEFQPSEGSENEMETEILDYM
- the gtf3c5 gene encoding general transcription factor 3C polypeptide 5 isoform X1, encoding MAAADPGELKLNFTLKELRLSGRTEPAAPGGSSAVELRDKKLVCVEYPAVVTSVDRMLETLGGEQTVSKTYSDPNRRLELHFRPQDPFCHSLCGNRLSSRNLLLRVRRRVRKKDPQDAQIQMDVVGIIGTTYKFQGMADFQCLAVDSQDGKTTSLYDKIILRKAENQAFFEQDVPYFLPPAIFSRLDNPVDYFYRTDVIQKLTAAIPSPGSKNFIGLNRARRPHNAIFVSFTDPTVPDKCLEAARANWDRLCLTKQDQDAEEKVKKMFESRPIWSGNAVKANLNIHREKLKLLLPVYAYYMVTGPWRSLWVRFGYDPRKSSESKKYQMLDFRIRGSSMQGYTLPNIPVKAKRSTLSCSRPTTLNKTAPPPASLMDIPAPEGQSRDSAPVSYQLKESAYIFREGLLPPHRQMFYQLCDLDVDSIKEVIDQNNGEEQTCDERDGWCVVGTTDKLRDIISTTIKKTVREQNPEMFPQRRRKGDLNWTVTDVDPKVEQEEEEEEDDEAGECENKEDEEENEEDEFQPSEGSENEMETEILDYM